A region from the Aegilops tauschii subsp. strangulata cultivar AL8/78 chromosome 5, Aet v6.0, whole genome shotgun sequence genome encodes:
- the LOC109760139 gene encoding LOW QUALITY PROTEIN: flowering time control protein FPA-like (The sequence of the model RefSeq protein was modified relative to this genomic sequence to represent the inferred CDS: inserted 2 bases in 1 codon; deleted 1 base in 1 codon): MAAFAPHEALDCVVTHTVFCSYTFVLFCSVANSRAALEALCGSKVKGAFIRVEFAQQITSYPLLLPAIRIRNHLGTPRDLAEQSEAGNINSRGSLPPGSAGVRMREVXNPTNVLWVGLPNTHKVDEEALRQAMAAHGVVTNIKVFPERQYAFVEFATIEGASNAKNLLDGRIFNNTRIHVLFSSSGLDNLTPLVGFPRSEMHNYSPHAARDYLGAGRSSHGTSQGYNPRRGRARYLDYGGVPITVGFLPAPEGSSSLLRGHSAHSALDPREAKRVRLDAGIDPYHVREGTEGLQPGRVAFFNP; the protein is encoded by the exons ATGGCGGCCTTTGCCCCGCACGAGGCGCTCGACTGCGTCGTCACACACACCGTCTTCTGCAGCTACACGTTTGTCCTGTTCTGCTCCGTGGCCAATTCTCGAGCCGCCCTCGAGGCACTCTGCGGGTCCAAGGTCAAGGGCGCGTTCATCAGGGTCGAGTTCGCCCAGCAGATAACTTCTTACCCCCTCCTTCTCCCCGCCATTCGGATCCGCAACCACCTTGGAACCCCTCGGGATCTGGCT GAACAGTCGGAAGCAGGAAACATCAACAGTAGAGGATCATTGCCACCCG GTTCTGCTGGAGTACGAATGAGAGAGGT AAATCCTACCAATGTTCTCTGGGTG GGTTTACCCAATACACATAAAGTTGACGAGGAGGCACTAAGGCAGGCTATGGCTGCACATGGTGTGGTTACAAACATCAAAGTTTTTCCAGAAAGGCAGTATGCTTTTGTGGAGTTTGCAACCATTGAAGGAGCTTCTAATGCTAAGAATCTTCTAGATGGGCGTATTTTCAATAATACAAGGATTCATGTTCTTTTCTCCAGCAGTGGGCTTGATAACCTAACACCGCTCGTTGGGTTCCCTAGATCAGAGATGCATAATTATAGTCCACATGCCGCACGTGATTATTTAGGTGCTGGTCGCAGTAGTCATGGCACATCACAAGGGTATAATCCTCGACGTGGAAGAGCAAGATACTTGGACTATGGTGGAGTGCCAATCACTGTTGGTTTCCTTCCAGCACCTGAAGGTAGCTCATCTTTGTTGCGTGGACATTCTGCCCATAGTGCGCTTGATCCGAGAGAAGCCAAAAGGGTGAGACTAGATGCTGGCATCGACCCTTACCATGTAAGGGAAGGCACTGAGGGTCTTCAGCCGGGTCGGGTAGCTTTTTTTAATCCTTGA
- the LOC123494182 gene encoding uncharacterized protein isoform X2, whose amino-acid sequence MSSDPSSVEPSVAMEATKPSASPSKESEPVGVRAAAAVAATQVAAHEKNALWVGNLPAHAGEDDVVASFAPHKTLDCVIMRIEYRSNAFIIFRSIAECRTALKALRGSNIKSAFILIEFAQPWRHNGSVATGWSGGESQVAGGSSAQSLGKRGA is encoded by the exons ATGTCATCGGATCCATCGTCTGTGGAGCCCTCCGTGGCCATGGAGGCCACCAAGCCATCGGCCTCACCGTCGAAGGAATCGGAGCCGGTCGGCGTTAGGGCtgcagccgccgtcgccgccacgcAAGTTGCCGCCCACGAGAAGAACGCGCTGTGGGTCGGCAACCTGCCTGCGCACGCGGGTGAGGACGACGTCGTGGCGTCCTTCGCCCCGCACAAGACACTCGACTGCGTCATCATGCGCATCGAGTACCGCAGCAATGCCTTCATCATTTTCCGCTCCATCGCCGAGTGTCGGACCGCCCTCAAGGCGCTCCGCGGGTCCAATATCAAGAGTGCGTTCATCCTGATTGAGTTCGCCCAACCG TGGAGGCACAATGGATCAGTGGCGACAGGGTGGTCTGGTGGAGAATCGCAGGTGGCTGGAGGCAGCAGCGCTCAGAGTCTAGGGAAGCGCGGCGCGTGA
- the LOC123494182 gene encoding uncharacterized protein isoform X3: protein MSSDPSSVEPSVAMEATKPSASPSKESEPVGVRAAAAVAATQVAAHEKNALWVGNLPAHAGEDDVVASFAPHKTLDCVIMRIEYRSNAFIIFRSIAECRTALKALRGSNIKSAFILIEFAQPVAGGSSAQSLGKRGA from the exons ATGTCATCGGATCCATCGTCTGTGGAGCCCTCCGTGGCCATGGAGGCCACCAAGCCATCGGCCTCACCGTCGAAGGAATCGGAGCCGGTCGGCGTTAGGGCtgcagccgccgtcgccgccacgcAAGTTGCCGCCCACGAGAAGAACGCGCTGTGGGTCGGCAACCTGCCTGCGCACGCGGGTGAGGACGACGTCGTGGCGTCCTTCGCCCCGCACAAGACACTCGACTGCGTCATCATGCGCATCGAGTACCGCAGCAATGCCTTCATCATTTTCCGCTCCATCGCCGAGTGTCGGACCGCCCTCAAGGCGCTCCGCGGGTCCAATATCAAGAGTGCGTTCATCCTGATTGAGTTCGCCCAACCG GTGGCTGGAGGCAGCAGCGCTCAGAGTCTAGGGAAGCGCGGCGCGTGA
- the LOC123494182 gene encoding uncharacterized protein isoform X1, whose amino-acid sequence MSSDPSSVEPSVAMEATKPSASPSKESEPVGVRAAAAVAATQVAAHEKNALWVGNLPAHAGEDDVVASFAPHKTLDCVIMRIEYRSNAFIIFRSIAECRTALKALRGSNIKSAFILIEFAQPAVWAEASSSSDICSYFSGGTMDQWRQGGLVENRRWLEAAALRV is encoded by the exons ATGTCATCGGATCCATCGTCTGTGGAGCCCTCCGTGGCCATGGAGGCCACCAAGCCATCGGCCTCACCGTCGAAGGAATCGGAGCCGGTCGGCGTTAGGGCtgcagccgccgtcgccgccacgcAAGTTGCCGCCCACGAGAAGAACGCGCTGTGGGTCGGCAACCTGCCTGCGCACGCGGGTGAGGACGACGTCGTGGCGTCCTTCGCCCCGCACAAGACACTCGACTGCGTCATCATGCGCATCGAGTACCGCAGCAATGCCTTCATCATTTTCCGCTCCATCGCCGAGTGTCGGACCGCCCTCAAGGCGCTCCGCGGGTCCAATATCAAGAGTGCGTTCATCCTGATTGAGTTCGCCCAACCG GCGGTGTGGGCTGAGGCCTCAAGCAGCTCTGATATATGTAGTTATTTCAGTGGAGGCACAATGGATCAGTGGCGACAGGGTGGTCTGGTGGAGAATCGCAGGTGGCTGGAGGCAGCAGCGCTCAGAGTCTAG